A region of the Leptospira venezuelensis genome:
AGGCCTGTTTCCCTCATGAGTCCTAAAGACTGGAGTGAATACATTCAATTCTGCCCAACGAAGAAACAATTCTTTGGATCTGAAATAATCTTTGATCGGACTTGGAATTGTTGTGTATCCACCTATATCACTATGATTTAAACTGAGTCCTGACATTCCACCGCTCAAGATCCCAATGAGAGAAGATACGATTCCATCATGTCTTCCCCAACTCACCATCTGGTCTCCCGCCCAAAAGGAGGTAGAATATTTATTAGAATAACTGTATCCTGCTCGTGTAAAGAATACGATTTGCCCTTCTTTGCCCGCTTCTTGGATGGCTTCTCTGTTTAGCCTTGCCCATTCTACAGGGTAACGATTATGATAGAGTTCTGAAGATTCTTTTGAGAATAATACTGCATCAGTCGGCAACCATTCTCCAAAATCTGCCATCCAGCCTGAGAGTCCGTTACCTATCAGATTTTGTTTGATGATATTTTTGATCCAGGTCCGAGTTTTTGGATTTGTTAGATCTAGTAGTCCTGCTGGGAATCCTGCTGTTTGGACTATATAATCTTTTCCTTCTTTATCTTTTACTAAATAATGATTTTTGACCGCGTCTTCGAACAGAGGACCTTCGGTAGCAAGCATAGGATTAATATATCCTAAAACTTGAATATTCTTTTGGTTTAATTCTTTTACGAAGTTTTTGAAATCTGGGTAACGAGTCTCGTCCGGAAACCATTTCCACCAGAGCTGGGAACCAAACACTGTCTTTCTTTGCCCTACCCAGTCTTGGATCCAAAGTGCACTGATTGGATTTCCTGCGAGTTTTGCTTCTTCTATCTTTTCCAAAACGACAGCTTTTCCGCCTTGGATCCCGAGCCAGGTTCCATATGCCCAATCCGGCAAATTCGGAAATCTTCCAGTATGAGAAGTGTATAATTTCAGGATTTCTTTAGGATTCGCAGCTTTCCAGGATTTTACGTTAAGTCCTCTTTCTCTGAATTCTATTGTAATTTCAGAATCTTCTTCAAAATTAAAAATAGAATAGGAACTATTTTCAAAGAAGAAGGCTCTATTCCGAGAAGTGAGAAAAAATGGGATGGGAGTATAAGTGCTATATTCATTTCCCCCCGCACCTTCTAACAATTCAGCTCCCCAGGTAATCGGTTGGTCTCCCCTTCCCACTCCTTGTTCTTCGGAGAATAAGAAAGGTTTTTTTCCTTTTAGGTTTAGATGAGAGAATTGTTCTCCTAATCCATAGATACTTTCGGATTCGTCCGATTTGAATTTTATAAATGTGCGGTTTAATTCCGGGTTAGAAATTTCTACCTTCCAATCTAGTCCAGAATTAGAAGAAGAAACAAATCGGATCGTATAAGATGTTTCACAGTTTTTTCCGGAAAGTTTTCCTTTCAGAAGTAATGCCCCAGATTCTAATGCAAGACTTTCGATCGTTTGGGATCCACATTCTAATAAGATCTTATCTTTGATCTTAAAGGTCGCTTTTCTATAATTTACATTCTGTTCTCCTTTAGCGGAAGAAAGAAACGCATCTTTTAAGTTGAATTCTAAAATTCTACCCTTGGAAGTAATGAACGATAGTTCATATGGTATAAATACAGCTTTGACTCCGTTACCAAGGTCGAATTCTTGAGGAGGAATGGAAAATGGAGAAATTTTTTCAAACCTGGATCCACAATCTAATAAAAATGCAATTAGTATGCTAATAATAAAAAAGAACCTCATCGTTATTCCTCTTAGAAACTAACGAGAGGTTCTTTTATGAAGCTTAAGAAGTCTTTCTTTTTTTAACTTTTTCTATCAGTTCCACCGACTCTTGGTGCAGAAGCTCCTGCCCCAGTCTGTCCGTAAATATTCGCAGCTTGTTTCGGTAGATTGGATTTTCTCCACTCAAACCAAGAACCAACATAAACATTCACGTCGTTGTATCCTACTTCTTTGAGCATCATTGCGAGCAAGGAGGATCTTGCTCCGTTATAATCATAGATAACAGTGGTCCTTTCCGGCATGAAAGGGAAACCTCTTAACTTTTTATTGAAGAAGGTTTTGTCCACGAGTTCGCCGTTCGCGTCATACAACATTCTCCAATCCCAAAGGAATGCGCCTGGCAATCTTCCGCAAAGACTTCCTGGTTCAGGTGAAGTCAAACGAGGAAGTTTTCCATCATATTCTTCCGGTGTGCGAGTATCGAAAATTTGGAGTCTAGTTAAGTTCTTTTCTAAAAAAGCTTTGTCTATCACTCCCTCCAGTTTGCGCACTTTGGAAGAAGGACCTATATCTAATTCTTTGGAGCCTTTTTCTTTTGCGCCATCTACAGGCCAACGTTGTCCGATCAAATACGCGTTTTGAAAACCTGCGCATCTCAAAAGGAAGACGAGTCTGGATGCAAACATTCCCATTCCCTCGTCGAAAACCAAGATCCTAGACTTCTCTTCTTTTTTAGCGAGAGCAAGTATCTCTTCGATCGGACCCAATAATTTTTTGGAAGAGTCCGGATCAGAAGCAAATGCCTTTTTGACGAATGGAAAATAATACGCACCCTTTAAGGTGGATTCCTGATATTGTGCTTGGGAGCGACAATCGATGAATAAGTCCTGTTTTTCGTTCAGGTCGGTTTTAAGAAAACTCCAGTGAGACAAGATGAATACCGTTATATTTTTTACTCTTAGTTTTAACCATATTCCAGACTACCGTTTCAGAGTTTAACTTTTTTTTGGTATTCTTGGAATTTCGAGACATAATCGCAAGAATTCTACGGAAATTCCTCTTCTATTTTCAGATCTGTAAAATCCGCTTTTTCCCGAACCGATAATAATTAAGAATGTTTTCCTCGATGCAGAATATTTTCCATTTAAGAACGAAAAGACTCCTTCTTTCTTTTGTGAGCCTGGGAGTTTTATTGTTTTTTTCCGTTTTTATTCCGGATTCTGGAAGTTTCGCGGAAGAACCTCCCCCTAAAAAAGCTAATTCCAGGATTGGAGATTTTGCTGAGAAAGAATTTCAAGAAGGCTTCCGAAAATATACCAAAGAGAAAGATGCAAGACCCTTGAAAGAATGGTTCAAACAACATGGAACCGTTCATATTGGTGAGTGTAAGTTCAGATCTAGTCCTGAAATGGAAGAATTACAGGTTCTTTCTTTGGATTGTCCCGGAAAAAAACTAAACGGTTTCTTTTATTCAGGAGAAGAAAGATTACGTTCTCCTGAAAAAATAGATTCTTTCAGAGTAAAAGGTCCTGTTAAATTAGGAAAAACAGTTTATTGGGAACTAGAATTTTCTGAAGAGAATTTAAAAGCAGCGAGTTCCAAACCTACGCCCGGTGGTAAATCCAATCCGGAAACTAAATTAGTGGATAAGGCCTCCACTGTGAATTTTGGTCTGCAATATTTCTTAAGCATCGCAAAACATCCTATTGATCGCCCCACTCCTAAAGGAAAAGAGATCTTTTTTGATTCCTCCTGCCCTCTTCTTTACTTGGGCAAGGATGCAGATTTTTATTGGGACAAGTCTTTGTATTATTCTTTCCAGGCCAGCTGTTTACCAGATTCTCCATATTCCTGGATCCGAATCAAAGCAGATCTGAGCGGAAATGTTTTAGTAGATAACCAACCAACGGAAGAACTCCAAGAAGGAGCACGTTACCTGGCAAAATTGAAATTAGAATCAGTAGAAAAGGATAAAATTGTATGGTCCGACGCGGAGTTGTTTCATGAATAAGTTTTGGATACTTCGCGCAGGATTGATCCTAATTTTTAGTTTTCCTGTTCTTTCTCAAACAAACGGAAACTCGGATCTGAAAACATTATTGAACGGGGTAGTAATCGTCAGAAGTGATATTTATCCAGATGCAAGCGATCCTTTGGAATTCGGGGACCAAGATCTTTCCAGGGATGTAGGTTCAGGTTTCATTATTGCAGGAAATAGAATATTAACAAATGCTCATGTAATCTCAGAATCCAAGTATCTGAAGGTAAAACGTTTCAATAGTAGTAAGTATTATAATGCTAAAGTGGAATTTATTGGTTTCGACTGCGATTTAGCATTGATCTCGGTAGAAGACGAGGAATTTTTTGCCGCTGTAGAACCTCTGGAAATCGCAGAAGAATCCCCTTCTCTAGGTAGTAATCTTTTAATGTTAGGATATCCAGAAGGTGCAGAAAATCTCACTTTAGAGAATGGACTCGTCAATCGTGTGGAAAGATTGAGATACTCTTTTACGGGATTAGATTATAGAAAAGTAATCCGTGTGGGTGCAAATATTCTCCCGGGATATTCGGGCGGTCCTGCTATCCAAAACGGAAAAGTAGCAGGGATCATCTTCGAAGTTAGCCAAATCCAAGGAAATACCGCTTATCTAATCCCGCCAGAAGTAGTGCAACATTTCTTAAAAGATATACAAGACGGGCAATACGATGGTTTTCCATTCGTAGGTTTTACTTTCCAAAATGGAAATTCAGAATCTGTGAAAAAGTATTTAAGAGTTCCTCAAAACTTGCAAGGTGTGCTTGTAAATAAGGTATATCCGAATTCTTCATTCTCGGACGTTTTGCAAACGGATGATTTTTTATATAAAGTAGATGAAGCCTATCTGAATAACGAAGGTGGCCTTTTAGAATTTACAGGGAGAACAATCGTAGACCTGATTGAACCTGGTTTTGTAGGCCAAAAACTGAATCTGTATTTTTACAGAAACGGCAAAAACTTCAAGATCCAGGCTGAGTTAAAAAAGACAGATTCACTTGAATTGTATCGAGATCGCCAGATCAGAAGTTTCCTAGGTGCAGGACTATTATTCCAACCTGTGAATCGTGCATTATTTGGGAAAGAAAGCCAAAGAGTGGAAACCGCTCTCAGATACCATTACAGTTATTTCATACAAGACGATCTTTTCAAATTTACAGAAAGAGATCTGATCTTAACTACTTTATTTCCGGATCCTCTTAACTCTAAATATCTAAATTATCGTTTTAAAATATTAGAATCCATTAATGGGAAGACTCCTGCCAATATCTCTGAGTTTAAGGATTATTGGAAAAAATTCTCCAATGGAACCTTAGTTTTAAAATTCAGGGGTGTCGGACTTCCTTTGGTTCTGGACGCTAAAACAGTCAGGACAATAGACTTAAGAGTTAGAAAAAGATTCGATATTAAGTCGGACGAATCCAAGGAGGGAAAATGAGATCTTATAAATTAGTATTCCTTCTTCTCTTTTGTTTAGGATTTTTTGAAAATATTGAAGCTAAAGCAGATTCAGAATTTTCACTTCTAGTACATTTTAGAAAGTACTCTCATCATAACCCTTTCCAAAAAGGAACTCCTTATCAGAAAAGAATCCCTGCTATCCGTGTGGATGAAAGAACTGCACTCGCACTTTTAAAACCGGGAGAGGTTCCACTATTTGCGGAAATTCATCCAGAAGA
Encoded here:
- a CDS encoding alpha-glucosidase translates to MRFFFIISILIAFLLDCGSRFEKISPFSIPPQEFDLGNGVKAVFIPYELSFITSKGRILEFNLKDAFLSSAKGEQNVNYRKATFKIKDKILLECGSQTIESLALESGALLLKGKLSGKNCETSYTIRFVSSSNSGLDWKVEISNPELNRTFIKFKSDESESIYGLGEQFSHLNLKGKKPFLFSEEQGVGRGDQPITWGAELLEGAGGNEYSTYTPIPFFLTSRNRAFFFENSSYSIFNFEEDSEITIEFRERGLNVKSWKAANPKEILKLYTSHTGRFPNLPDWAYGTWLGIQGGKAVVLEKIEEAKLAGNPISALWIQDWVGQRKTVFGSQLWWKWFPDETRYPDFKNFVKELNQKNIQVLGYINPMLATEGPLFEDAVKNHYLVKDKEGKDYIVQTAGFPAGLLDLTNPKTRTWIKNIIKQNLIGNGLSGWMADFGEWLPTDAVLFSKESSELYHNRYPVEWARLNREAIQEAGKEGQIVFFTRAGYSYSNKYSTSFWAGDQMVSWGRHDGIVSSLIGILSGGMSGLSLNHSDIGGYTTIPSPIKDYFRSKELFLRWAELNVFTPVFRTHEGNRPAKNHQPYSDPDTIKEFAKYGQIHLALKEYFKFLNKEASETGLPLLRPMYLSYPEDSNTRDLQNQFLLGEDLLVIPVLEKGEDTVKGYLPKGEWEHVWTGKTFQGGVWIETDAPLGSPAIFLKKKGAWYEKLKSALSNFKKN
- a CDS encoding sulfurtransferase, which codes for MSHWSFLKTDLNEKQDLFIDCRSQAQYQESTLKGAYYFPFVKKAFASDPDSSKKLLGPIEEILALAKKEEKSRILVFDEGMGMFASRLVFLLRCAGFQNAYLIGQRWPVDGAKEKGSKELDIGPSSKVRKLEGVIDKAFLEKNLTRLQIFDTRTPEEYDGKLPRLTSPEPGSLCGRLPGAFLWDWRMLYDANGELVDKTFFNKKLRGFPFMPERTTVIYDYNGARSSLLAMMLKEVGYNDVNVYVGSWFEWRKSNLPKQAANIYGQTGAGASAPRVGGTDRKS
- a CDS encoding LIC11113 family protein produces the protein MFFSVFIPDSGSFAEEPPPKKANSRIGDFAEKEFQEGFRKYTKEKDARPLKEWFKQHGTVHIGECKFRSSPEMEELQVLSLDCPGKKLNGFFYSGEERLRSPEKIDSFRVKGPVKLGKTVYWELEFSEENLKAASSKPTPGGKSNPETKLVDKASTVNFGLQYFLSIAKHPIDRPTPKGKEIFFDSSCPLLYLGKDADFYWDKSLYYSFQASCLPDSPYSWIRIKADLSGNVLVDNQPTEELQEGARYLAKLKLESVEKDKIVWSDAELFHE
- a CDS encoding S1C family serine protease, encoding MNKFWILRAGLILIFSFPVLSQTNGNSDLKTLLNGVVIVRSDIYPDASDPLEFGDQDLSRDVGSGFIIAGNRILTNAHVISESKYLKVKRFNSSKYYNAKVEFIGFDCDLALISVEDEEFFAAVEPLEIAEESPSLGSNLLMLGYPEGAENLTLENGLVNRVERLRYSFTGLDYRKVIRVGANILPGYSGGPAIQNGKVAGIIFEVSQIQGNTAYLIPPEVVQHFLKDIQDGQYDGFPFVGFTFQNGNSESVKKYLRVPQNLQGVLVNKVYPNSSFSDVLQTDDFLYKVDEAYLNNEGGLLEFTGRTIVDLIEPGFVGQKLNLYFYRNGKNFKIQAELKKTDSLELYRDRQIRSFLGAGLLFQPVNRALFGKESQRVETALRYHYSYFIQDDLFKFTERDLILTTLFPDPLNSKYLNYRFKILESINGKTPANISEFKDYWKKFSNGTLVLKFRGVGLPLVLDAKTVRTIDLRVRKRFDIKSDESKEGK